The genomic stretch ACGAAGCACATGAGGTCGCGGCGGCCGTCCGCGCCGGCCGGGAGGTCGGCGCGGTAGAAGGCGGTGTGCAGCCGGGCGACCACCTCGCGGTCGGGCACGGTGATGCCGAGCAGGCTCCGTACGGTGCTGTGCGCGCCGTCGGCACCGATCACGTAGTCCGCGGCGATGTCGTGTTCCGCGCCGCTGCCGGGGTCGGTGAGCCGCACCCGTACGCCGTCCGCGTCCTGTTCGAGGGCGGTCACGCCGAGGCCGAACCGCGCGTCACCGCCGCGCCGCAGCAGTTCGTCCAGCGCCAGCCGCTGCACCTGGAGGTGGTTGAGCGCCATCCGGCAGTCGACCGGGCTACAGGTCCGCAGCCAGCGGACGTACGGCTCGGGCGGGGCCACCCGCTGCCGTACGGCGCCCAGCGCGCTGTCCTTGAACACCGCCTGGAACGGCTCGGCCCCGTACCAGCCCGTTCGTTCGAGGGCGTCCCCCAGGCCCGCCGACCGGAGCAGTTCCAGCGTGCGGACGCTGCTCATCGCCCTGGGCGGGCCGGTGAGCGGGTCCCGCTTGTCCACGACGAGCGCGGGCACGCCCCACCGTGCCAGGAACATCGCGGTGACCAGGCCGACCGGCCCGCCCCCAGCCACCAGCACCGGCACCGTCGCGGGGAGCGGCCGCCCCGCCGTCGGCCGCTCCGCCGTCGGCCGCTCCGTCTTCATGTCGCGTATGCGCACAGCACATCGTCCTCTCCCCCGGCCCGGTCCGTCGCCGGGCCCGGTCCGGCCAGCCTGGACGCTCAAGTCGGCTTGAGCGCAAGATGGGACCATGCTGTCCGGCGACGAGGACGACCAGCTGTATCCGATCAACGAAGTGGCCCGCTGCTTCGGCCTGTCGGTGGCCACGCTGCGGTACTACGACGAGCTGGGGCTGCTGCCGCCCGCCGGGCGCCGCGGGAACGTACGGCACTACGGCCGCCACGAACTGCGGCGGCTCGCGCTGATCCAGCACCTGCACCACGGCGGCATGCTGAGCCTCGCGGACACCGCCGCCGCGCTCGGCGAGCGCGGCCCGGACGGGGCGCTGCGGCCGCCGGGACGGGCGGTGCTGACCGGCGCCGTCCAGCTGATCGAGGAGCGCATGGCGGACCTCCAGGCCGCGCGACAGCGCCTCGCCCACCTGCTGACCTGCCCGAAGAACGATCCGGTACGGGAGTGCACGCACCTGCGCGCGGAGCTGGACCGGAACGTGACGGAGGCGCTGGGCCGCTGAGCCGCTGGCCACAGAGCTGCTGAGCCGGTGGACCGCTGGGCCGCTGGGCCACTGAGCTGCTGGGCTGCTGGGCTGCTGGGCTGCTGGGCTGCTGGGCTGCTGGGCTGCTGACGGTATGTCATGTCGCGTCCGCCGATTATTGACCGAACGGTCTCGAAAGCCTAGGGTTCCCTCATGGCACGGACCAAGGCATTCGATCCGGACGTCGCCCTCCAGGCAGCCCTCGAACTGTTCTGGCGGCGCGGTTACGAAGCGACGTCGATGACCGACCTCGTCGAGCACCTCGGCATCGCCCGCGCCAGCATCTACGCGACCTTCGGCAGCAAGCACGACCTCTACCTCAAGGCCCTGGAGCGCTACAGCCGGCTCTCGGACCCGGGACTCATCGAGGAACTGTCACAGCCGGGGCCCGCGCTGCCCGCCGTACGGGCCCTGGTGCGCCGGTTCGCGGACGAGGCCGCCTGCGACGACCTGGGGCGCGGCTGCTTCGTGACGAACACGGCCGCGGAGCTGGCCGCGCGCGACCGGCACGCCGCCCGGCAGGTCGAGGCGAGCTGGACCGTACTGGAAACGGCGCTGACCTCGGCCCTGACGCGGGCCCGGGCCCAGGGCGAACTGCCCGCCGACCGTGACCCGCGGGCGCTGGCCCGGATGCTGCTCGTCCTGATGCAGGGGCTGCGACTGATGGGCAAGTCGGGCCAGGAGCCGGGGCGGCTCCGCGACGCGGCGGACCAGGCGCTGGCCCTGCTGGACTGAGAGCGCGGGCGCGGGCCCGGCCCTGGCGCTCACCCTTATTCAAGACCGGCCGTTCTGGATAGGACGCGCCCACGAGCGCGGCACGCGAGCGATCGCGAACACACCCATGGCATGCCCATGACGTCAACTCAGAAGGGACCACCCCCATGACCACCACCCCCACCCCCACCCGCTTCACCGGAAAGACGGTCCTGGTCACCGGCGGCGGCACCGGTATCGGCCGGGCGGTCGCCCTCGCGTTCGCGGCCGAGGGCGCGAACGTCGTGGTCGCCGGGCGCGGCG from Streptomyces albofaciens JCM 4342 encodes the following:
- a CDS encoding MerR family transcriptional regulator, with translation MLSGDEDDQLYPINEVARCFGLSVATLRYYDELGLLPPAGRRGNVRHYGRHELRRLALIQHLHHGGMLSLADTAAALGERGPDGALRPPGRAVLTGAVQLIEERMADLQAARQRLAHLLTCPKNDPVRECTHLRAELDRNVTEALGR
- a CDS encoding TetR/AcrR family transcriptional regulator → MARTKAFDPDVALQAALELFWRRGYEATSMTDLVEHLGIARASIYATFGSKHDLYLKALERYSRLSDPGLIEELSQPGPALPAVRALVRRFADEAACDDLGRGCFVTNTAAELAARDRHAARQVEASWTVLETALTSALTRARAQGELPADRDPRALARMLLVLMQGLRLMGKSGQEPGRLRDAADQALALLD